The genomic interval AACTCAAGCCACGACCGGATGGGAGCCGCTGACACCAAACCGCTCATTCGGGGATGGATTACTCGGGATGCTCGAAGCTCGTCCTCGATTACGGAGCCCAGAGGTGGCCGCGGCGGCGGACAGAGGGCCAGTGGAGGGTGGCGCCAAGGCCGGCTGCCTGTGGAAGGAGCAGGTGGCCGTTCTCGATTCGTTCGGCGGGGGTGATCAGATCCGCGCGCCAGTGGACCTCGCCGACGGCGTGTTCCAGAGGGAGCGCGCCCGGCACGGCGGCGGTTGCGTGGGCGCTGGCCAGCAGCGAGATGTGTCCCGAGGGACTGTGCAGCGAGAACGCCCCGCCGCGGCGCAGGGCCGAGTGGCCGGCGCGTACCGCCTCGCCGACTCCGCCACAGTGCTTGACGTCCGGCATGATCACGGACACCGCGCCGGTTTCGAGCAGACGGTCGAAGAAGGCGGCTCCGTAACCCGACTCGCCGCCTGCCACCGGCATCGGCGCCTGCCGGGCAATCTCCGCCGAGTCCGCGGCCGCGGTGCGCGGCTGGACCGGCTCTTCAAGCCAGCCTACCCCGAGCTGCGCGAGTTCGGCGGCGATCACCGGGGCGGTTGCGGGCGTAAAGCGGCTGTGACAGTCGACCAGCAGGCGGGCTGCGGGGCCGATGGCGCTACGCACCTTCCGCACCCTTGCCAGCCCCGCAGCGGCCGCGCTCAGGATGCGGTCCGGCGGGAGTGCCGTAGAAACCTCGTCGAACGGCGCGCACTTGATCGCACGGAACCCGGCGCGCGCGGCCCGGTCCGCGGCGCGCCCAAAGTCCGCCGGCATGCGGGCCGTGGCGTGGAGGCCTCGGTTGATGTTGGCATACAGCTCGACGCTCGCGGCCGCTTCCGCGCCGAGGAAGCGATACAGGCTCACCCCTGCCCGGACAGCTTCGAGCTGCGCGACCGCGCTGCGCAGCGCGCTGACCGCGGTTGCGCGCACCACGTCGCGTTGCAGCCGCTCCGGCGTCAGGCCCAGCCGCTCGGCTACCTGCAACTCGTCGGCCGGCTGGCGCTCCCGCAACGCCGCTACCAACTCCGCCAGGATATCGGCAACCTGCTTCGAGCGGTCACCGAGTGTGATCTCTACCGCCGTAACAGCACCTTCTCCGTCGGCCAGCTCGGCGAACACCCAGGTAGTGCGGGGCGTGGCGGTGACCGCCGCGAGCCTGCTGACCCACAGCCGGGTACCGTTCACACTGCCCCTCCGCTGGCGGCCCGTACGCGCCGCCGGCAGGTTCTCGAGATGGCGACCAACCGGCCCGACACGGGCGAGTTGCGACTATTCGGAGGCGGGATACTCGCGGACAGCACGGAGGAACACTTCGAAATCCTGCAGATCGGCCAGCACAGCCGGATGGGCGGCGTCCAGGGTCGCGAGCAGGAAGTCGATGCGGACCCAGTCATATTCCATCTCCACGTAGTATCGGCGGAAGTGGCGAAACCGCAGCAACTCGCGGAGGCGGACGAGATTGGTGTCGCCTACCACCTTCGCCCGTACCCCTTCGATCTCGAGGTTCATCTTTTCCAGGAGCGCCGTATGCCAGCGCGCCGACGCCAAATCATTCTCGAAGAAACCGGAAACGCGAACGAAGAATGTCTCGAGAACCGTGTAGTAGATCTCCAGGTAGCCGGCAACGATCAGCGCACCGTCATCGGTGCGGCCGATGCGCGGTAGCGTCGCATCGCGCGCGTTGCGAAGCTTCCCGTAGATCGCTTGTACGCGCTGCTTCGCCTGCGCGAGCTCGGCGATCAGCTCGTCCAGGCTGCGATCAGACGGCGTCGCCATGTTGCCACGCGACTCTGCCGAAGCGACGGATGAGGTTGGCGCGCCCCCGCTCGAGACGCTCCATCACGACCAGGTCGACCGGCAGGTCGGTCATCAGCTCCGCTTGCGACCGTATGGATGCAAGAGCTTGTTCGTCGCCGTCCATCCCTTCGATCGCGATATCGATATCGGAGATCTCGCTGAAGCGTTCGGTATGGACCAGCGACCCCCACTGGTAGATCCGGCGGGGCTGGTACTCCGCCGCTATGGCAGAGATGATCCGCCCCGTGTCGCGCTGTGCCGTCTGCAGCCGGCGGCGGAGGCCCTCGCGCCGCCTTTCGCGGCGGCGCGCTACCCAGCGCGCAGCAGCAGCACTGTCGACAGCCATCGCTCCTCCATGAGTGACCACAGTAGCATACCATGGATGCCACGGCTCCCGAGACTTCCTCCCGTTGTGTTGTGCCCGGCGGCTTGACGCCGGTGATACCATGACAG from Spirochaetaceae bacterium carries:
- a CDS encoding nucleotidyltransferase domain-containing protein, with product MAVDSAAAARWVARRRERRREGLRRRLQTAQRDTGRIISAIAAEYQPRRIYQWGSLVHTERFSEISDIDIAIEGMDGDEQALASIRSQAELMTDLPVDLVVMERLERGRANLIRRFGRVAWQHGDAV